The following are encoded together in the Phenylobacterium sp. NIBR 498073 genome:
- a CDS encoding carotenoid 1,2-hydratase — protein sequence MRRMLLAWLALLVAWAAPALAQAPGYSVVRPGLVLKFPSDHGAHPGFRTEWWYVTGWLKTESGEDLGFQVTFFRSRPPGASDNPSAFAPRQILFAHAAISDPAVGKLMHGQRIARAGFGLAEAQVGDTDLVIDDWRLRRGADGRFATKAAGEGFTLDLTFTPTQSVLLQGEAGFSRKGPLASQASYYYSLPQLKASGTVRRGGKAVKVTGTAWLDREWSSTLLDPSAVGWDWVGLNLDDGGALMAFQVRDAAGKALWSGGSLRGADGRTVRFAPSQVRFTTQRNWRSPRTGAVYPIERTLTVQTPGGARRWTLKPLFDDQELDSRASGGPVYWEGAVRSQDGRGYLELTGYVSPMKL from the coding sequence ATGCGGCGCATGCTGCTCGCATGGCTGGCGCTGCTGGTCGCCTGGGCCGCGCCCGCGCTCGCCCAGGCGCCGGGCTACTCGGTCGTGCGGCCAGGCCTCGTCCTGAAGTTCCCCAGCGATCATGGCGCGCATCCAGGATTCCGGACCGAGTGGTGGTACGTGACGGGTTGGCTGAAGACGGAGAGCGGCGAGGACCTCGGATTTCAAGTGACCTTCTTCCGCTCGCGGCCGCCGGGCGCGAGCGACAATCCCAGCGCCTTCGCCCCGCGGCAGATCTTGTTCGCCCATGCGGCGATCTCCGACCCGGCCGTCGGTAAGCTGATGCACGGCCAGCGCATCGCCAGGGCCGGGTTCGGGCTGGCGGAAGCGCAGGTAGGCGACACGGACCTGGTGATCGACGACTGGCGGCTGCGACGCGGCGCTGATGGGCGCTTTGCGACCAAGGCGGCCGGCGAGGGCTTCACGCTCGACCTGACCTTCACCCCGACCCAGTCGGTGCTGCTGCAGGGCGAAGCCGGGTTCAGCCGCAAGGGGCCGCTGGCGAGCCAGGCGAGCTACTACTACAGCCTGCCGCAGCTGAAGGCGTCCGGAACGGTGCGGCGCGGCGGCAAGGCGGTAAAGGTCACAGGCACGGCCTGGCTGGACCGCGAATGGTCGTCGACCTTGCTCGATCCGTCGGCCGTCGGCTGGGACTGGGTCGGCCTGAACCTCGACGACGGCGGGGCGCTGATGGCGTTTCAGGTGCGCGACGCGGCCGGCAAGGCGTTGTGGTCCGGCGGATCGCTGCGGGGCGCCGATGGCCGCACGGTGCGGTTCGCGCCCTCGCAGGTGCGGTTCACGACGCAGCGGAACTGGCGCTCGCCGCGCACTGGCGCGGTCTATCCGATCGAGCGGACGCTCACCGTGCAAACGCCCGGCGGGGCCAGACGCTGGACGCTCAAGCCGTTGTTCGATGACCAGGAGCTGGACAGCCGCGCCTCCGGCGGCCCCGTCTACTGGGAAGGGGCCGTGCGAAGCCAGGATGGGCGCGGCTATCTGGAGCTGACCGGCTATGTCAGCCCGATGAAGCTCTAG
- a CDS encoding zinc-binding dehydrogenase — translation MRAVIRRNKQLVCDEIAELKPDQGQVLVRTLACGICGSDLHALHHMEHMIDLTRRAGGMGDGFDPTADTVFGHEFCAEILEHGPGTTGALKAGTRVVSIPATLTPVGGVEMLGFSNNLPGGFAERMILSEALLLPVPNGLPTDKAALTEPFAVGAHAVAKARLDPNSVALVVGCGPVGLAVIAGLKAKGHGPVIAADFSPRRRAAAEMLGADVVIDPAVESPHARWEGFGVPTARAAQNMVRMMGGSFGRPVVFECVGSPGVLQSLIEASPAGSQIVVAGVCMESDRIEPAIAITKEIELTFVFGYSPEEFAATLHDIAEGRIDVSNVVTGTVGLDGVAQAFKDLGDPEAHVKILVQP, via the coding sequence ATGCGCGCTGTGATCCGGCGGAACAAGCAACTGGTCTGCGACGAGATCGCCGAGCTGAAGCCCGATCAAGGCCAGGTGCTAGTGCGCACTCTCGCCTGCGGAATCTGCGGCTCCGACCTGCACGCGCTGCATCACATGGAGCACATGATCGACCTGACCCGCCGCGCCGGCGGCATGGGCGATGGCTTCGACCCGACCGCCGACACCGTGTTCGGTCACGAGTTCTGCGCCGAGATTCTCGAGCATGGCCCGGGCACGACGGGCGCGCTGAAGGCCGGCACGCGGGTCGTCTCGATCCCGGCCACCCTGACCCCGGTCGGCGGCGTCGAGATGCTCGGCTTTTCGAACAACCTGCCCGGCGGCTTCGCGGAGCGGATGATCCTATCCGAAGCCCTGCTGCTGCCGGTCCCTAACGGCCTGCCCACCGACAAGGCAGCGCTCACCGAGCCCTTCGCCGTCGGCGCGCACGCCGTCGCCAAGGCCCGCCTCGATCCCAACAGCGTCGCCCTGGTGGTCGGCTGCGGGCCAGTCGGCCTGGCGGTCATCGCCGGCCTGAAGGCCAAGGGGCATGGCCCGGTCATCGCCGCCGACTTCTCGCCCCGCCGCCGCGCGGCCGCCGAGATGCTGGGCGCCGACGTCGTCATCGACCCGGCGGTAGAAAGCCCGCACGCCCGCTGGGAAGGCTTCGGCGTTCCCACCGCCCGCGCCGCCCAGAACATGGTCCGCATGATGGGCGGCAGCTTCGGCCGCCCCGTGGTGTTCGAGTGCGTCGGCTCGCCCGGCGTGCTGCAGAGCCTGATCGAGGCCTCGCCCGCCGGCTCGCAAATCGTCGTCGCCGGCGTCTGCATGGAGAGCGACCGCATCGAGCCGGCCATCGCCATCACCAAGGAGATCGAGCTGACCTTCGTGTTCGGCTATTCGCCCGAGGAGTTCGCCGCGACTCTGCATGACATCGCCGAAGGTCGGATCGACGTCAGCAACGTCGTCACCGGCACGGTCGGCCTCGACGGCGTCGCCCAAGCCTTCAAGGATCTCGGCGATCCCGAGGCCCATGTGAAAATCCTGGTCCAGCCCTAG
- the fabD gene encoding ACP S-malonyltransferase — translation MSLAFIFPGQGSQAVGMGADLAEAFASAREVFQEVDDALGQKLFALMREGPEGDLTLTENAQPALMAVSLAVTRTLEKEFGVGIEKAAFVAGHSLGEYSALAAAGAISLADTARLLKLRGQAMQRAVPVGAGAMASLIGPKTDVALAEAAAEAGSKVGVCVVANDNNNGNVVISGDKAAVDMAIEKAKELGARAIPLNVSAPFHCPLMQPAADEMAQALASATIIAPRAPVVANVTARPTLDPEEIRRLLVEQVTGRVRWRESMIWLAGEGGVTRFAEAGAGKVLSGMAKRIAPDAEATPLNTPADLEAFAKGL, via the coding sequence ATGAGCCTCGCCTTCATTTTTCCTGGCCAAGGCAGCCAAGCTGTCGGGATGGGCGCGGACCTCGCCGAGGCGTTCGCCTCAGCCCGTGAGGTCTTCCAGGAAGTCGACGACGCCCTGGGCCAGAAGCTGTTCGCGCTGATGCGCGAGGGTCCGGAAGGCGACCTGACCCTGACCGAGAACGCCCAGCCGGCCCTGATGGCCGTGTCGCTGGCGGTCACCCGGACCCTGGAGAAGGAATTCGGCGTCGGCATCGAGAAGGCCGCCTTCGTGGCCGGCCACTCGCTGGGCGAATATTCGGCCCTGGCGGCCGCCGGCGCGATCAGCCTGGCCGACACGGCGCGGCTGCTGAAATTGCGCGGCCAGGCCATGCAGCGGGCCGTGCCGGTGGGCGCGGGCGCGATGGCCTCGCTGATCGGCCCGAAGACCGACGTGGCCCTGGCCGAAGCCGCCGCCGAGGCCGGCTCGAAGGTCGGCGTCTGCGTCGTGGCCAACGACAACAACAACGGCAACGTGGTGATCTCCGGCGACAAGGCCGCCGTCGACATGGCCATTGAGAAGGCCAAGGAGTTGGGCGCGCGGGCCATCCCGCTGAACGTCTCGGCGCCCTTCCACTGCCCGCTGATGCAGCCGGCCGCCGACGAGATGGCCCAGGCCCTGGCCAGCGCCACGATCATCGCGCCGCGCGCGCCGGTCGTGGCCAACGTCACCGCTCGCCCGACCCTGGACCCCGAGGAGATCCGCCGGCTGCTGGTCGAGCAGGTCACCGGCCGCGTGCGCTGGCGCGAAAGCATGATCTGGCTGGCCGGGGAGGGCGGGGTGACCCGCTTCGCCGAGGCCGGCGCCGGCAAGGTGCTGTCGGGCATGGCCAAGCGCATCGCCCCGGACGCCGAGGCGACCCCGCTCAACACGCCCGCCGACCTTGAAGCCTTTGCGAAGGGACTCTGA
- the fabG gene encoding 3-oxoacyl-[acyl-carrier-protein] reductase → MFDLTGKTALVTGATGGIGGEIAKALHAAGATVVLSGTREAVLQDLAQQLGGRTFAVPANLADAESVDSLLARAEEAAGAGIDILVANAGITRDGLLMRMKDEDWEAVLKVNLESYFRLSRAAMRGMMKRRHGRIIGITSVVGVMGNPGQSNYAASKAGMIGFSKALAQEVASRGITVNCVAPGFIESPMTDALNEQQKAQIMGTIPAGRLGAGAEVAAACVYLASDEAAYMTGQTLHVNGGMAMI, encoded by the coding sequence ATGTTCGACCTGACGGGAAAGACCGCCCTGGTCACCGGCGCGACCGGCGGCATCGGCGGCGAGATCGCCAAGGCGCTGCACGCCGCCGGCGCGACCGTGGTGCTGTCGGGCACGCGTGAGGCGGTGCTGCAGGACCTGGCCCAGCAGCTGGGCGGCCGCACCTTCGCCGTGCCGGCCAACCTCGCCGATGCGGAATCGGTCGACAGCCTGCTGGCGCGCGCCGAGGAAGCCGCCGGCGCCGGCATCGACATCCTGGTCGCCAACGCCGGGATCACCCGCGACGGCCTGCTGATGCGGATGAAGGACGAGGACTGGGAAGCGGTCCTGAAGGTCAATCTGGAAAGCTATTTCCGTCTCAGCCGTGCGGCGATGCGCGGCATGATGAAGCGGCGCCATGGCCGAATCATCGGCATCACCTCGGTCGTCGGCGTGATGGGCAATCCCGGGCAGTCGAACTACGCCGCCTCCAAGGCCGGCATGATCGGCTTCTCCAAGGCCCTGGCCCAGGAGGTCGCGTCGCGCGGGATCACGGTGAATTGCGTGGCGCCCGGCTTCATCGAGAGCCCGATGACCGACGCCCTGAACGAGCAGCAGAAGGCCCAGATCATGGGTACGATCCCGGCCGGAAGGCTGGGCGCGGGGGCCGAAGTGGCCGCCGCCTGCGTCTATCTGGCCAGCGACGAAGCCGCCTACATGACGGGGCAAACCCTGCATGTGAACGGCGGCATGGCCATGATCTGA
- a CDS encoding acyl carrier protein, with amino-acid sequence MSDILERVRKIVIEHLDADPEKVTEKASFIDDLGADSLDNVELVMAFEEEFDIEIPDDAAEHIQTVGDAVKFIGERLGA; translated from the coding sequence ATGTCCGACATCCTCGAGCGCGTGCGTAAGATCGTCATCGAACATCTGGACGCCGACCCCGAGAAGGTCACCGAAAAGGCGAGCTTCATCGACGACCTGGGCGCCGACAGCCTCGACAACGTCGAGCTGGTCATGGCCTTCGAAGAAGAGTTCGACATCGAGATCCCGGATGACGCCGCCGAGCACATCCAGACCGTCGGCGATGCGGTGAAGTTCATCGGTGAGCGCCTGGGCGCCTAA
- the fabF gene encoding beta-ketoacyl-ACP synthase II, translating to MRRVVVTGIGLLTPLGQGTDITWKAILEGKSGAGRITTFDPTDYACQIACEVPRVDGRGGGGEGVAGSFNPDDTLAPKDQRRVDDFILYAIAAADEAVKDSGWVPESEEDKERTGVIIGSGIGGLATIEKTSVELHEKGPRRVSPFFIPSALINLASGQVSIRHGFKGPNHSVVTACATGAHAIGDAARLIKYGDADVMVAGGAEASICPVGVAGFIACRAMSTGFNDAPEKASRPYDKARDGFVMGEGAGVLVLEEYEHAKARGAKIYAEVAGYGLAGDAYHITAPAEDGDGGFRAMRAAIKDAGIDVSEIDYINAHGTSTPLGDEIELGAVTRLLGNAAKDLTMSSTKSATGHLLGAAGAIESAFTVLAIRDQVAPPTINLDNPSVETEIDLVPNKAKPMKIDVALSNSFGFGGTNASVVFKKVS from the coding sequence ATGCGTCGTGTCGTCGTCACCGGCATCGGTTTGCTGACCCCGCTTGGTCAAGGAACCGACATCACCTGGAAAGCCATCCTGGAAGGCAAGTCCGGGGCGGGCCGCATCACCACCTTCGATCCCACCGACTATGCCTGCCAGATCGCCTGCGAAGTGCCGCGGGTCGACGGGCGCGGCGGCGGCGGCGAGGGCGTGGCCGGATCGTTCAATCCGGACGACACCCTGGCGCCCAAAGATCAGCGACGGGTCGACGACTTCATCCTCTACGCGATCGCGGCGGCCGATGAGGCCGTGAAGGATTCGGGCTGGGTCCCGGAATCGGAAGAGGACAAGGAACGCACCGGGGTCATCATCGGCTCGGGCATCGGCGGTCTGGCGACCATCGAAAAGACCAGCGTCGAGCTGCACGAAAAGGGCCCGCGCCGGGTCAGCCCGTTCTTCATCCCTTCGGCCCTGATCAACCTGGCCTCGGGCCAGGTTTCGATCCGCCACGGCTTCAAGGGCCCGAACCACTCGGTCGTCACCGCCTGCGCCACCGGCGCGCACGCGATCGGCGACGCGGCCCGACTGATCAAGTACGGCGACGCCGACGTGATGGTCGCCGGCGGAGCTGAGGCCTCGATCTGCCCGGTGGGCGTCGCGGGCTTCATCGCCTGCCGCGCCATGTCGACCGGCTTCAACGACGCCCCGGAAAAGGCCAGCCGCCCGTACGACAAGGCCCGTGACGGCTTCGTCATGGGCGAAGGCGCCGGCGTGCTGGTTCTGGAAGAGTACGAACACGCCAAGGCCCGCGGTGCGAAGATCTACGCCGAAGTCGCCGGCTACGGCCTGGCGGGCGACGCCTATCACATCACCGCCCCGGCTGAGGACGGCGACGGCGGCTTCCGCGCCATGCGCGCGGCGATCAAGGACGCCGGCATCGACGTGTCGGAGATCGACTACATCAACGCGCACGGAACCTCGACGCCGCTCGGCGACGAGATCGAGCTGGGCGCCGTCACCCGCCTGCTCGGCAACGCCGCCAAGGACCTGACCATGTCGTCGACCAAGTCGGCGACCGGCCACCTGCTCGGCGCCGCCGGGGCGATCGAATCGGCGTTCACGGTGCTGGCGATCCGCGACCAGGTCGCGCCCCCGACCATCAACCTCGACAACCCGTCGGTCGAAACCGAAATCGACCTGGTCCCGAACAAGGCCAAGCCGATGAAGATCGACGTGGCGCTGTCCAACAGCTTCGGCTTCGGCGGCACCAACGCCTCCGTGGTGTTCAAGAAGGTCTCGTGA
- the mltG gene encoding endolytic transglycosylase MltG — MPPARRFRIILGSAAATLGVVAVLVLAWALWSYQGPGPATDGGETRVVMLRKGAGLTEIASTLERSGAIRSKALFAAAAQFTGAAKALKAGEYEFKSRASLASILRDIRDGKIVIHQVTIPEGMTSEAAVATLMARPDLSGVVAAPPEGSILPETYQYERGEDRSAVLKRMMDARDELLALLWEKRQPGLPIKTPDEAVTLASIVEKETGIASERPQVAAVFVNRLRKGMRLESDPTIIYGLNGGKPLGRGLRASEMAQPNPYNTYQIDGLPPTPIANPGRAALAAVLDPPASDHLFFVADGSGGHVFAATYDEHLKNVAKWRVVEKQRADAALQQQGGR; from the coding sequence CTGCCGCCTGCGCGCAGGTTCAGGATCATCCTGGGCAGTGCGGCCGCGACGCTGGGCGTCGTCGCTGTTCTGGTCCTGGCCTGGGCCCTGTGGTCCTACCAGGGGCCGGGCCCGGCGACCGACGGCGGCGAGACCCGCGTGGTCATGCTGCGCAAAGGCGCGGGGCTGACCGAGATCGCTTCGACCCTGGAGCGGTCCGGCGCGATTCGCTCCAAGGCGCTGTTCGCCGCCGCAGCCCAGTTCACCGGCGCGGCTAAGGCGCTGAAAGCCGGTGAGTACGAGTTCAAGAGCCGCGCCTCGCTGGCCTCGATCCTGCGCGACATCCGTGACGGCAAGATCGTGATCCACCAGGTGACGATCCCCGAGGGCATGACCTCGGAGGCTGCCGTCGCGACCCTGATGGCGCGGCCGGACCTGAGCGGCGTGGTGGCCGCCCCGCCGGAAGGTTCGATCCTTCCTGAGACCTATCAGTACGAGCGCGGCGAAGACCGCTCGGCGGTGCTGAAGCGTATGATGGACGCGCGCGACGAGCTGCTGGCCCTGCTGTGGGAGAAGCGCCAGCCCGGCCTGCCGATCAAGACGCCGGACGAGGCGGTGACCCTGGCCTCGATCGTCGAGAAGGAAACCGGCATCGCCAGCGAGCGGCCGCAGGTCGCTGCGGTCTTCGTCAATCGGCTGCGCAAGGGCATGCGGTTGGAGAGCGATCCGACGATCATCTACGGGTTGAACGGCGGCAAGCCGCTGGGCCGCGGACTGCGCGCCTCGGAGATGGCCCAGCCGAACCCGTACAACACCTATCAGATCGACGGTCTGCCGCCGACGCCGATCGCCAATCCGGGCCGCGCCGCGCTGGCGGCCGTGCTCGACCCGCCGGCGAGCGACCACCTGTTCTTCGTCGCGGACGGCAGCGGGGGGCACGTCTTCGCCGCCACCTATGACGAGCATCTGAAGAACGTGGCCAAGTGGCGCGTGGTGGAAAAGCAGCGGGCCGACGCTGCGCTTCAGCAACAGGGCGGCCGCTAG
- a CDS encoding DUF2853 family protein translates to MAEDWAIDVRKYVPNADSKVIDAIVRYCGIALHNRDSSLVSYTEPEELRRVRENYLKKKLGMTHSDAELDEAIAEVGDRMSGDRTKNRVTVYYLLAEHFRKLSVFGGTDVAGGVGKAAMAAGALGAGAAASVASAATDASATVADFGDRIHRVEDRPPPAAPAYARGATATPARRSGMGAWLPWLLGLAALALLAWFFLGRQSTTPTAPVAEVRPAAPAAAPPVATAPAQTIAPVPVAPTPVAPAAIVALPANVHFALGSAAISPNDGRLIEEAAAAIKQDNLRVGITGYTDRTGNLPLNERLAQQRAEAVRDRLVAAGVPAASIEMVAPTAVENGPAAAPDLEARRVEIVRR, encoded by the coding sequence ATGGCGGAAGATTGGGCCATCGACGTCAGGAAATATGTACCCAACGCCGATTCCAAGGTGATCGACGCGATCGTCAGGTACTGCGGAATAGCGCTGCACAACCGCGACTCGTCGCTGGTTTCCTACACTGAACCCGAGGAACTGCGGCGGGTTCGCGAGAACTATCTGAAGAAGAAGCTCGGCATGACGCACAGCGACGCCGAGCTGGACGAAGCCATCGCCGAGGTCGGCGATCGGATGAGCGGGGACCGGACCAAGAACCGGGTGACGGTCTACTACCTGCTGGCCGAGCATTTCCGGAAGCTGTCGGTGTTCGGCGGCACGGACGTCGCCGGCGGCGTCGGCAAGGCGGCGATGGCGGCCGGAGCTCTCGGCGCCGGCGCTGCGGCCTCGGTGGCGAGCGCGGCGACCGACGCCTCGGCGACTGTCGCCGACTTCGGAGATCGTATCCATCGCGTCGAAGATCGCCCGCCGCCTGCCGCGCCCGCCTATGCGCGCGGCGCGACGGCGACCCCGGCGCGCCGCTCGGGCATGGGAGCTTGGCTCCCCTGGCTGCTCGGCCTGGCCGCGCTGGCCTTGCTGGCCTGGTTCTTCCTCGGCCGGCAGTCGACAACGCCGACCGCCCCCGTCGCCGAGGTGAGGCCCGCGGCGCCGGCGGCGGCTCCGCCGGTGGCGACCGCCCCGGCCCAGACCATCGCACCGGTTCCGGTCGCTCCGACGCCGGTCGCTCCCGCCGCCATCGTCGCTCTGCCCGCCAACGTCCATTTCGCCCTGGGCTCGGCGGCGATCAGCCCGAATGACGGCCGCCTCATCGAAGAGGCCGCCGCTGCGATCAAGCAGGACAACCTGCGGGTCGGCATCACCGGCTACACCGATCGCACCGGCAACCTGCCGCTGAACGAGCGTCTGGCCCAGCAACGGGCCGAGGCGGTCCGCGACCGGCTGGTCGCAGCCGGCGTGCCGGCCGCCAGCATCGAGATGGTGGCGCCGACCGCTGTCGAGAACGGGCCGGCCGCCGCTCCCGACCTCGAGGCGCGACGCGTCGAGATCGTCCGTCGCTGA
- a CDS encoding YicC/YloC family endoribonuclease produces the protein MPLSGMTGFGRAEGAVGDWTWAVEARSVNGRNLEVRFRGPPGFDQLDRAARDGAQARFARGQVNVGVQAKRTDSGVEIRINEGVLARYLAMGEGLIAAGRTGPPSLDGLLALRGVIEAAEGDDDPEAQAALQAAIALSIGAALEALAASRREEGLALTAVLIGLVDKIEALVGEAQVLADGQPAAIKDRFARRMAELIGEAAGEDKIVTEAAAMAVKADVREELDRLRAHVEAARGHIVAEGPQGRRLDFLTQEFMREANTLCSKSALGALTTVGLELKATIEQFREQVQNVE, from the coding sequence ATGCCGCTATCTGGAATGACGGGATTCGGCCGGGCCGAGGGCGCGGTGGGGGACTGGACCTGGGCGGTCGAGGCGCGTTCGGTCAACGGCCGGAACCTCGAGGTCCGCTTCCGCGGCCCGCCGGGCTTCGACCAGTTGGATCGCGCTGCGCGCGACGGGGCCCAGGCGCGGTTCGCCCGCGGCCAGGTGAACGTCGGCGTGCAGGCCAAGCGCACCGACAGCGGCGTCGAGATCCGCATTAATGAGGGGGTTTTGGCCCGCTACCTGGCGATGGGCGAGGGGCTGATCGCGGCGGGCCGGACCGGGCCGCCGAGCCTGGACGGACTGCTGGCGCTGCGCGGGGTGATAGAGGCGGCCGAAGGCGACGACGATCCGGAGGCCCAGGCGGCGCTGCAGGCGGCCATCGCGTTGTCGATCGGCGCGGCGCTGGAGGCGCTGGCCGCCTCGCGCCGGGAGGAAGGGCTGGCTCTGACCGCCGTCCTGATCGGTCTGGTCGACAAGATCGAGGCCCTGGTGGGCGAGGCCCAGGTTCTGGCCGACGGGCAGCCGGCGGCGATCAAGGACCGCTTCGCGCGGCGAATGGCTGAACTGATCGGCGAGGCCGCCGGCGAGGACAAGATCGTCACCGAGGCCGCCGCCATGGCGGTGAAGGCCGACGTCCGAGAGGAACTGGACCGCCTGCGCGCCCACGTGGAGGCCGCCCGCGGCCATATCGTCGCCGAAGGGCCGCAGGGGCGGCGGCTGGACTTCCTGACCCAGGAGTTCATGCGGGAGGCCAACACCCTGTGCTCGAAATCGGCGCTGGGGGCTTTGACCACGGTCGGCTTGGAGCTCAAGGCGACCATCGAGCAGTTTCGCGAGCAGGTGCAGAACGTCGAGTAG
- the gmk gene encoding guanylate kinase: MTDGHDHPRPWETTRRGMMLLVSSPSGAGKTSLSRRLVADHSDLMLSISCTTRAPRPGEEEGREYYFVDRPTFDAMIARGEFLEWADVHDNRYGTPKAPVMAALEAGKDVLFDIDWQGAKQVADAAPADSVRVFILPPSWEDLSRRLHARAQDSEEVIQKRLVKGKDEIEHWRLYDYVIVNKNFDRAYADLGHIYRSERMKPGRNPWLPGFVEGLLAE, from the coding sequence ATGACTGACGGACACGACCACCCCAGGCCTTGGGAAACCACCCGCCGGGGGATGATGCTGCTGGTGTCCTCGCCGTCGGGGGCGGGCAAGACCTCGCTGTCGCGGCGGCTGGTGGCCGACCACAGCGACCTGATGCTGTCGATCTCGTGCACCACGCGGGCGCCGCGTCCGGGCGAGGAGGAAGGGCGCGAGTACTACTTCGTCGATCGCCCGACCTTCGACGCGATGATCGCGCGCGGCGAGTTCCTGGAATGGGCCGACGTGCACGACAACCGCTACGGTACGCCCAAGGCGCCGGTGATGGCGGCGCTGGAGGCCGGCAAGGACGTGCTGTTCGACATCGACTGGCAGGGCGCCAAGCAGGTGGCCGACGCCGCGCCCGCCGACAGCGTCCGGGTGTTCATCCTGCCGCCGTCCTGGGAGGATCTGTCGCGCCGGCTGCACGCCCGGGCCCAGGACAGCGAAGAGGTCATCCAGAAGCGCCTGGTAAAGGGCAAGGACGAGATCGAGCACTGGCGGCTCTACGACTACGTCATCGTCAACAAGAACTTCGATCGCGCCTATGCCGACCTCGGGCACATCTACCGCTCGGAACGGATGAAGCCGGGCCGCAACCCGTGGCTGCCCGGGTTCGTCGAGGGCCTGCTGGCGGAGTAG
- the pncB gene encoding nicotinate phosphoribosyltransferase, with translation MALTDLATRTYNHGWRLDPIIRSLLDTDFYKLLMLQLIWSLHPDVQATFSLINRSRHVRLADIVDEGELRAQLDHARTLSFSKKELIWLAGNTFYGETQMFKPGFIAWLADFRLPPYELTKRDGQYELSFHGPWTHTTMWEIPALAIINELRTRAVLRGEGRFALDITFARAKAKLWEKVERLRKLDGLLISDFGTRRRHSFLWQRWCVEALKEGLGDAVLGTSNVLLAMDGDLEAIGTNAHELPMVAAALAETDEELRAAPYRVLDEWRRTYGGNLLVALPDAFGTRAFLADAPDWVADWTGFRPDSAPPIEGGEEIIAWWKAKGRDPREKLLVFSDGMDIDSIEEAHRHFTGRVRMSFGWGTNLTNDFKGCLPGGGEALDPISLVCKVTDANGRPAVKLSDNPEKATGDPAEITRYLRIFGEAGRHAHPVSV, from the coding sequence ATGGCGCTCACCGACCTCGCAACGCGGACCTACAATCACGGCTGGCGGCTCGACCCCATCATCCGCAGCTTGTTGGACACCGACTTCTACAAGCTGCTGATGCTGCAACTGATCTGGAGCCTGCACCCGGACGTCCAGGCCACCTTCTCGCTGATCAACCGCAGCCGCCACGTGCGCCTGGCCGACATCGTCGACGAAGGCGAGTTGCGCGCCCAGCTCGACCATGCCCGCACTCTTTCATTCTCGAAGAAAGAGCTGATCTGGCTGGCGGGCAACACGTTCTACGGCGAGACCCAGATGTTCAAACCGGGCTTCATCGCCTGGCTCGCCGACTTCCGCCTGCCGCCCTACGAGCTCACCAAGCGCGACGGCCAGTATGAGCTCAGCTTCCACGGCCCCTGGACCCACACCACCATGTGGGAGATCCCGGCCCTGGCGATCATCAACGAACTGCGCACCCGGGCGGTGCTGCGCGGAGAGGGGCGCTTTGCGCTCGACATCACCTTCGCGCGCGCCAAGGCCAAGCTCTGGGAGAAGGTCGAGCGGCTGCGCAAGCTGGACGGCCTGCTGATCTCCGACTTCGGCACCCGCCGCCGCCATTCCTTCCTCTGGCAGCGCTGGTGCGTCGAGGCGCTGAAGGAAGGGCTGGGCGACGCCGTGCTTGGCACCTCCAACGTGCTGCTGGCCATGGATGGCGATCTCGAGGCGATCGGCACCAACGCCCACGAGCTGCCCATGGTCGCCGCCGCCCTGGCCGAGACCGACGAGGAGCTGCGCGCCGCGCCCTATCGCGTGCTCGATGAGTGGCGGCGCACCTATGGCGGCAATCTGCTGGTCGCCCTGCCCGACGCCTTTGGCACCCGCGCCTTCCTGGCCGACGCCCCCGACTGGGTCGCCGACTGGACGGGCTTTCGCCCGGATAGCGCCCCGCCGATCGAAGGCGGCGAGGAGATCATCGCCTGGTGGAAGGCCAAGGGCCGCGACCCGCGCGAGAAGCTGCTGGTGTTCTCCGACGGCATGGACATCGACTCGATCGAGGAGGCCCACCGCCACTTCACCGGCCGCGTGCGGATGAGCTTCGGCTGGGGCACCAACCTGACCAACGACTTCAAGGGCTGCCTGCCGGGCGGCGGCGAGGCCCTCGACCCCATTTCGCTGGTCTGCAAGGTCACCGACGCCAACGGGCGCCCCGCTGTGAAGCTGTCGGACAACCCCGAGAAAGCCACCGGCGATCCCGCCGAGATCACCCGCTACCTCCGCATCTTCGGCGAAGCCGGCCGCCACGCGCACCCGGTCAGCGTCTAG